The following coding sequences lie in one Cydia strobilella chromosome 20, ilCydStro3.1, whole genome shotgun sequence genomic window:
- the LOC134750702 gene encoding platelet glycoprotein V-like — protein MRCNSMLEMASKAWIILLATTAVKADPTCTHRGTDVVCSTDNSDYVLKRGLVSENSKTTGITLRNCRITDVEMESFHQLPALEYLDISVNKISRLELGVLDGFKKTLFLNLSHNRLTEFPLGLFDEKPNLEVLDLKGNKLENLELGIFDPLHKLRHVDLSSNKIKGRSLNPYIFDQSPQIKFMDFSRNDMSGTPENMLAAFEAIDLLNLDRCSLKEVPNFATRSNLRTMKHLVLSTNEITKLENPRIFTHLENLEKLNLIANYITEVHQDVFKLLKKVQQIFLRYNKMKNIPETLFQNMRHLSNIDLSNNVIEYIPVNAFRGTNLKRLNLSNNRFSYLQDNFNLELRNSGVKLSHLFFQNNPWQCACLNDILVEVKKYGISYNSDKYDGQRPVCVTNEFTCKRQSNFNKFYSELYDKVI, from the exons ATGCGTTGTAATTCGATGTTGG AAATGGCTTCAAAAGCGTGGATCATCCTACTAGCAACGACGGCGGTCAAAGCAGACCCCACATGTACTCACCGTGGCACCGACGTGGTCTGCTCCACTGACAACTCGGACTATGTCCTCAAACGGGGCCTGGTCTCAGAAAACAGCAAAACTACTGGCATTACCCTTCGCAACTGCAGAATCACAGACGTCGAAATGGAGTCCTTCCACCAACTACCCGCTTTGGAGTACCTCGATATAAGCGTGAACAAAATATCCCGATTGGAACTTGGCGTCCTCGATGGATTCAAGAAGACACTTTTCTTAAATCTCTCACATAACAGATTGACAGAGTTTCCTTTGGGGTTGTTCGATGAAAAACCCAATTTGGAAGTGCTTGATTTGAAAGGGAATAAATTGGAAAACCTTGAGCTTGGCATTTTTGATCCTTTACACAAGCTGAGACATGTAGATTTATCAAGCAACAAAATTAAAGGAAGGAGCTTAAATCCCTACATTTTCGACCAATCTCCGCAGATCAAATTCATGGATTTTTCAAGGAATGACATGAGTGGTACTCCAGAGAATATGCTAGCGGCTTTTGAAGCTATCGATCTTCTCAATTTAGATCGGTGCTCTTTAAAGGAAGTCCCTAATTTCGCTACCAGATCAAATTTACGAACGATGAAACATCTCGTACTATCAACGAACGAGATAACCAAACTTGAAAATCCTAGAATCTTTACGCATTTAGAAAACTTGGAAAAGTTAAATCTAATTGCAAATTATATAACGGAAGTGCATCAAGACGTTTTTAAACTATTGAAAAAAGTACAACAGATATTTTTAAGGTATAACAAGATGAAAAATATTCCAGAGACCCTGTTCCAAAATATGCGTCATTTAAGCAACATCGATTTATCAAATAATGTTATAGAATACATTCCAGTTAACGCATTCCGCGGTACAAATTTGAAGAGACTGAATTTATCTAATAATCGCTTCAGCTACTTACAAGACAATTTTAACCTAGAATTAAGAAACTCTGGAGTTAAATTATCGCATTTATTCTTTCAGAATAACCCGTGGCAATGTGCGTGTCTTAACGACATTTTGGTAGAAGTTAAGAAGTACGGAATATCCTACAATAGTGATAAATATGATGGGCAACGCCCTGTTTGTGTCACGAACGAATTTACTTGTAAAAGGCAATCGaactttaataaattttatagtgAACTATATGATAAGGTTATTTAA
- the LOC134750701 gene encoding facilitated trehalose transporter Tret1-like: protein MFDTFKAQFRLKWRQYLAASLASYGSLCTGMSMGWTSPVMPLLSGPNSPLQEAPSHQEESWIGSLLVLGGLFGPLITVPLSKYVGRRWIIIATNLPLLLGWLLAGVATTLPTLYVARLMWGCATGMMFATIPLYIGEIAEDANRGALSALFLLFINVGFLLAYAIGPFASYWGLTAAGGILSLFYVPFTWFIPETPFYLVWKGHTEEASKVLQSLRGTSKDAVQAELDGLQAMVAREFKEEPRFKDLWATRGNVKALGICVFLAMLLQLSGIDVLLFYMEELLKKVGTKMSAANGTILMGCVQVITSCVTPLVVDRLGRKFLMWTTSLGLTIFLFLIGVYAVLDLHFKVDVSSFAAAPLVCLVFYMILFTLGVGPVPWILVAEMFPVRTKCLASGIASFMCWLAGFVWTRFFREVEASYGIYTAFWILAVCCGFGFIFSAAFLPETKGKTFDEIQAMLNKSNKEEEPKPVDV from the exons ATGTTTGATACGTTCAAAGCGCAATTTAGATTAAAATGGCGTCAATATTTAGCAGCATCGTTAG CAAGCTACGGCAGCCTATGCACGGGGATGTCCATGGGCTGGACGTCCCCCGTGATGCCTCTCCTGAGCGGTCCCAACAGTCCTCTGCAAGAAGCGCCTTCTCACCAGGAAGAGTCCTGGATCGGATCGCTCCTGGTGCTGGGCGGTCTCTTCG GTCCCCTCATCACGGTCCCCCTATCCAAGTACGTCGGTCGCCGCTGGATCATCATCGCCACTAATCTACCGCTTCTCCTGGGTTGGCTGTTAGCTGGTGTGGCTACAACGTTACCAACATTGTACGTCGCTCGGCTGATGTGGGGATGCGCCACAGGGATGATGTTTGCTACTATACCGCTCTATATTGGCGAGATTGCTGAG GACGCAAACCGCGGTGCCCTCAGCGCGCTTTTCCTCCTCTTCATCAACGTTGGCTTCCTCTTAGCGTACGCCATCGGTCCGTTCGCATCCTACTGGGGCCTCACCGCTGCTGGAGGGATCCTGTCATTATTCTACGTGCCTTTCACTTGGTTCATTCCTGAGACGCCCTTCTATTTGGTCTGGAAAG GCCATACAGAAGAAGCCTCAAAGGTGCTCCAAAGCTTACGAGGAACATCAAAAGATGCAGTACAAGCAGAGTTGGATGGACTGCAAGCCATGGTGGCTCGGGAGTTCAAGGAAGAACCCAGGTTTAAGGACTTATGGGCTACCAGGGGTAACGTTAAGGCATTAG GTATCTGCGTATTCCTAGCCATGCTGCTGCAGCTGTCCGGGATCGACGTGTTGCTGTTCTACATGGAGGAGCTGCTGAAGAAAGTCGGGACCAAGATGTCGGCCGCCAACGGGACCATTCTCATGGGCTGTGTCCAG GTCATAACAAGCTGCGTCACTCCACTGGTAGTGGACAGGCTCGGTAGGAAGTTCCTGATGTGGACCACTTCGCTCGGACTAACCATTTTCTTA TTCCTGATCGGAGTGTATGCAGTACTGGACTTGCACTTCAAAGTGGATGTCAGTTCTTTCGCCGCGGCGCCGCTCGTCTGCCTCGTGTTCTACATGATTCTGTTCACACTGG GTGTGGGCCCAGTTCCGTGGATCCTGGTGGCGGAGATGTTCCCGGTGCGGACCAAGTGCCTAGCTAGCGGCATCGCTTCCTTCATGTGCTGGCTCGCCGGATTCGTATGGACCAG GTTCTTCCGTGAAGTAGAAGCATCATACGGCATCTACACGGCGTTCTGGATCCTGGCCGTGTGCTGCGGCTTCGGGTTCATATTCTCCGCGGCTTTCTTACCCGAGACCAAGGGGAAGACCTTCGATGAGATACAGGCGATGCTTAACAA ATCTAACAAGGAAGAGGAGCCCAAACCAGTTGATGTCTAG